In Oryza sativa Japonica Group chromosome 1, ASM3414082v1, the genomic stretch AATAGAAGGAATATGAATCTGTTTTGCTCCAAATGCACACCACCAAATGGCACagtatttttagaaaatgggttaaacccggcctctacatccaattGGATGTACACAGACAATAACACAGTATATGGCGGTCTATTCTCAGGATGTAAGCTACATCCTAACTGGGAGGCATAGCAAACTGATAATGCAAGAGAGTTCTCCTGCTCTATTAACATATACAAGGCAAAGTTTTTGCCCTCCTTTTAAGGACTGCAAGAAAATTGTGTTAACATACAACCACCAATAGTGAAAATTTTTATTGACATTGGACAGTACACTATCCAAAGACCATAGGAACAAAATGCATTGCTGTGGTTGGCCAACAACTATAGCTAGCAGCTACTCCCTCATACAAGGCACATTACAATCAAGTTAATATGTGTCCCTCTTAAAATGATCAACGGATGTTAGGTCTCACAAGCACTCTAAAAGGTCTCCTGCATGGCTGCATAGATCATTGACACGAATAAAAGTCTCCTGCGAGAGCATTGACACAATCTCCTGTACGCAAATGACTAATCTGTACAGGTCCTCCACCTAATAAGCGTGATCTGATCAAACATCAAAGCAATAACTGTTAAGACCCTACACAAACGCCCACAATAACCAACTACCTCCATACACCAACCCTACGCATACACCAAACACATGCTCGAAATCTAGAGCCGTCCTTGGCAGCTTGTCCTGAATCTGTCGAAAGCCCACAGCTCAACAAGCAGATTTGGACCATTCTGACAAGCGACAACTTTGCACACGACACATCTTTCAGACAGAACAGAAGATGTACCCGCTAAAATTTATGAACTGAAACTGGAATTCCCTCAAACAGGTGGTGGTGGTCAGATCAGTTGCATTGCATACCCACCCGGGGATGATTTCAGCACAGAAACCATCACTCTCTCTTCACTCAATGCCGTGGAAATTGGAAGTCATCTACCACGCGAGGAGCAAATCCCCAGACGTAATTGCAAATGCGACAAAATTAACTAGACACCAACAGCAATAACTAgaaaggggagaaaaaaaatacgaaACGCACAAGCACGTTCAAGCGTGACATCCCTAATCGGCATTTGATCAAGCAACTCATCTGCAAACTTTGAGGGAGGATTCGACCGGCGCCGTTAGCCTCACAACCGTCGCCGTCGCACGCCTACCCCGTCCCTCCGCGtagccgcctccgccttcgtctccgccgccggagacgTCGAGCCGGGGCGGCGCATCAACGGCGGCGACTCGGCGAGCGCCGGCGCAGCGGAGGATGGCTTTGTGAGAGAGATCAGATGGCCACGACTCCCCACGAGCCCACGAGAGGCGAGAGGGGTAAGGCCCAACGCATCTAGAAAATGGGCCAAAGTGGGCCCAATCGCCACAGAATTATTCCTCTTATTCGGCCCGGCCCATTTAAGAGCTCTCGCCCACTTCTATATGCGGACCAGCGCCTCGAATTTCTTCCCCTTCCACTTGTCTGACGGGCCCTCGCCTTCCCTTCGCTTCCTCCccatctccgcctccgcctccgccgccgcgccgccgccggcgacgactccGACGAGCGACCCCTCCGCGGGCACCGGGTCGCCATGTaccgcgccgcctccggcctcgGGGCCATCAAGGTCAGCCGCACCCGTCCCGCCCCAAACCGTGAACCTTACCTCGCTCCATTTCGCTAGATCTGATGGTATCACCCCACGATGCGTCCGATCCGAATCCCCCTTAGGGTTATCGCTTCGCGATGCGTGGTGGAATGGTACGCTTTAGTGGTCTGATCGAGCGAGCTTCGGTGTGGATTTGATGTGTGCGCGTGAGGTCATGAGCCCCTCGTCGCAGCTAGCGATCGTGGTTGCCTAGTGAATTGGGAAAAGCCTGGATTTGATATATGACGATGAGGGTTGTTATTACGGATTTGTTTTGTAGCATACCTTTTTTTTGGATACGTTTGATCTCAGTTGACGTTCTGCAAAGGCGTGGAAAGGCGATGAGGGCATACATTTTTCTGAAATAGGATTATGTTGAGTTTTAATAGGTTCTGGGTTGGTCATTCCCTCGTTATTGCTGAACTTCATGAGTTAGGCGGCTAAAATCATCCTGAGAGCAGGAGGTTATCGGCTTATCGCTCAATATGGAGAGTATCAGTTTTATCTTTTATGCTTGGTTCTGTTTTTTGTTGTCCCTTAGTTGATTACTCTGAATGCAATGATATATACAGTTAGATGTATGACCCTGAAGAGTTTAGATAACTTTCTTTAGATGATTCACTTCCTATGTTATCAACATTTCTTATATAGGCTTACTAAAAATCTTTGATATTTGATTTCACTTGACTGGAAACGTtgtgttgatgattttttttttccattcgaCATCAGATTGCTGCTCTTTCGTTTGTATCATGCATAGTGCAGAAGCCTGGACTTAGAAAACCCCTTTTAAATGAGGATGCTAGTAACTTCATGGATTAGATTTCCGTACATAGAAATATTGTTGTGCTATGCACTGCTTAACTCTGACAGTACACAAGCAGAGACAGCTGGTTTTTGGAGTAGTTGAATTTATTATACAGGCCAATACAGCTTGTGCTACCGATCATAATTTTTGTTGTTACCTCTTTTTTCAGCGGCATGGACTggatggtcaaatgttgaaTGTTGCGATTAGGTGTGCTAGCACAAGTGTTGCACAGAGGTCATCAGGTGGCTTCTGGACCTGGCTGACAGGTGCACGGTCAAATGCATTACCTCCTCCAGATTTTACACTTCCAGGGGTCACCATTCCACCTCCGCTACCTGACCTTGTGGAGCCTGGCAAGACAAAAATCACAACACTTGCAAATGGTGTAAAAATTGCTTCTGAGACAACTCCAGTATGTGCTCCTCATTTCTATGATCTAACTGCTTCATGCATGTTTCTGTGGGCAGTTAGCAATACTGTTCTGCTTTGTATTTGCTTTACAGGGACCATCTTGTTCAGTTGGAGTATATGTTAATTGTGGTTCTGTACATGAAGCACCTGAAACACTAGGTGCCACTCAGCTGTTGAAGAAGATGGCCTATACAACCACTACAAACAGGAGCCATTTGCGTGTTGTGCGTGAAATCGAGGCAGTAGGTGGCAATGTGAAAGCATCTGCTAACCGTGAGATGATGAGCTACAGTTATGCAGCCCTGAAAACTTACATGCCTGAAATGGTTGAGGTGCTTATTGATTGTGTACGCAATCCTGCTTTTCTTGATTGGGAAGTCAAGGAACAGGTATTTCCTCGTAATATCATGCCATCCATGTCTGTAAATCTGTAATGTAGATTAACATGTGTTCATTACTGACTTATTTATCTTTGTAGATAATGAAACTGAAGGCAGAGCTTGCAGAAGCTTCAAGTAACCCTGAAACTTTTCTTTTGGAGGCTCTTCATTCTACTGGTTATTCTGGTGCTTTGGCAACCCCTCTGATTGCCTCAGAATCCTCAGTTAGCCGATTGAATACGAATGTCCTAGAATACTTCTTAGCTGTGAGACTCATGTCCGAAGCCCTTGTCGTATTCTATCTGTTTACAGCTGTTAACATGCTTTCGATAACTTgactttttttgttgttgtatgGATGTCAGGAGAATTACACTGCTCCCCGAATTGTTCTAGCTGCAACAGGTGTTGATCATGATGAATTGGTATCTATTGCTGAACCACTTCTGTCTGACATGCCTGGTGTAACTGGACCAGCAAAGCCAAAGTCTACCTATGTTGGTGGGGAATATAGAAGAACTGCTGATTCATCGGTAAGGCATTTATAAAGTTATTTATGCCATCTCATGGCATTTAGGTTCTCTCTTCTTATtctggatttttcttgaaaaacaGAACACAGATGTTGCTTTGGCATTTGAGGTCCCTGGTGGGTGGCTCAAAGAAAAAGAATTTGTAACAGTATCAGTTCTTCAGGTCTGACAACTATTAAGGGACTCGCATTTACAATTTTTTGTTAAGCAAAGCACTTCAATTGTTTAACTAAGAAATGGGCGATCTGTTTACCTTTTAACAGACCCTTCTTGGTGGCGGTGGCACATATTCCTGGGGAAGGCATGGAAAAGGCTTGCATTCAAGTCTAAGTAAGTTCGCCCTATAGTGTGTCTTGTAGCTTGGGTTGTATCTTTGGATAGGCAATGAGAATTTACTGCCAAGTTGCAATTATTCAATTATCTGACTGGATGTATTCAGTTATCTTACTGGCTGAGAGCCCAAGTAGTTTTTGCTCATAAGTATATATTGTTTATGAAGATCTGACTGgaaaaatcatcacaaattgTAAAAGATGTAGTTCAACTTTCAGTCCATTCTTTTCTATGGTAAACAACTAAACTTGATAACTGTTAAGTGTGCAGTGTCCTGCCCAAATACTGAAAATTTGTATGATCGAAAATCTTGTGGCGCTGCAAATGTTCTTTTATCTGCATACTCCTTAGATTATATTGTCGACATAGTGTGAAGTGTTAAAATATAGGGTAAAATATAATTCCTTTAATGGAGGCAGTCAAGGTCTATGTATTTGTTAAGGATCATGCTTGTGCCTGATTTTTTGTGCTGCTTTGTGCAGATCATCTCGCAAATGAATTCGACCAGATTAGATCGATAGCTGCTTTCAAGGATGTTCACAGTAACACTGGCATTTTTGGAATTCATACATCTACTGTAAGTACTGATTTCGTCCATTGACgtggatagtttttttttaaaaatgatgtACACCACTTGAATGGGCGTAATGAATAATTGTTTCAAAGCGGTTGGTTTAAAGTATGCTAGTAGCTTCTTTTTGTCTGGTTGAGAACTCTAAACCATGTAGTCACATTGTATGTTCTTATTGAACGGTTAAACTATTTTTATGCAGAAAAGTGTAGTGTCCCATAGTTTGTTTTTTAGATTGTGTACTCTAATGACTAGTGAGTGTATTGTTTCAATACCAGGATGCAGCATTCGTTCCTAAGGCTATTGACTTGGCAACCAGAGAGCTCACTTCTCTTGCCACTCCTGGAAAAGGTATTAACTCCTATATTGGCTCATCACTTAAGTAGTTATTTGTTGTCACTTTTCTCAAACTTCACTTTTAATTTCAGTTGACCAAACTCAACTTGACCGTGCTAAAGCGACAGCTAAATCAGCAATCTTGATGAACCTGGAATCAAAGGTATGTATTATGTAAGCATACTTATTATATTTCTGCATATTTTTGCTTTGCTCCACTCTAAGAATTGAAATTCGCAGGCATCAGCAACTGAAGACATGGGACGGCAAATATTGGCCTTTGGTGAAAGGTGTGGTGTTTTGATTATTCTACTGTATTGCTGGACCTTAAAGTTTTGCCTGTTGCTTATATCTCTATTCTATCCAGCGCCACATGGTTATACTATTACTGACTTAATAGTAAATACAAAAGTTTAATATGCACTCTAGATTTTATAGAACTCATGTTTAGTAGGGTTCAGATGAACTATGCCATTTGACTTGTTCATGGAATTAGGATAGAAGGTTATATAATATAGGCTGGCAATAACGTAGCTTTTATAGCACAAATTATTGCTCTCTTTATCGTTTAGATCAGTACAAGATAACTGAAAAAAACAGGTTTTTACACTTGATAAATCTTTCTGTTGGCATTCTACAGTATTTGCAGAAATTATCTAAATTATTGTAGTGAGTTAGAACACCCACACCCCCTTCATTCCGTTCCATATTGTCTTCAATGTACTCATTTCTGTTATCTGATGTGTATGGGCAGTTATTTTGTATGTGCTGCTATATAagctaaaagttttttttacaaaataaataaataaaaatatatacatattcaAATGATGAAGTTCCCTCCATCCAGTTTTTCCAAATTCAGACCTTGTAATTTTAGCCCACAATTTGTCATGTTATATGCATATTATTTTATCcgtaaatttatatatataagtttttgtGTTTTCATAGGATAAAGGAATATGTAGGTCTTGTATTGTATTGGAAATtaatattcaaattttaattttgatgaCCATACCAACTCAAGCCAAGCCTCAAAAAATTGTACAGAGGGTGTATATACCTCAAACTCATAGCATGGTGTTTATTATCCTGTGTTCCCTGGAATATTTTTAATCTTCAATGCAGGCTAATTTACGCCGTAATTTttgtttcataaaatttttcaGGAAACCTGTTGAGCACCTTCTCAAGGCTGTTGATGGTGTTACTCTGAAAGACATTACAGCCCTTGCTGAGAAAATCATATCATCACCATTGA encodes the following:
- the LOC4327300 gene encoding mitochondrial-processing peptidase subunit alpha encodes the protein MYRAASGLGAIKRHGLDGQMLNVAIRCASTSVAQRSSGGFWTWLTGARSNALPPPDFTLPGVTIPPPLPDLVEPGKTKITTLANGVKIASETTPGPSCSVGVYVNCGSVHEAPETLGATQLLKKMAYTTTTNRSHLRVVREIEAVGGNVKASANREMMSYSYAALKTYMPEMVEVLIDCVRNPAFLDWEVKEQIMKLKAELAEASSNPETFLLEALHSTGYSGALATPLIASESSVSRLNTNVLEYFLAENYTAPRIVLAATGVDHDELVSIAEPLLSDMPGVTGPAKPKSTYVGGEYRRTADSSNTDVALAFEVPGGWLKEKEFVTVSVLQTLLGGGGTYSWGRHGKGLHSSLNHLANEFDQIRSIAAFKDVHSNTGIFGIHTSTDAAFVPKAIDLATRELTSLATPGKVDQTQLDRAKATAKSAILMNLESKASATEDMGRQILAFGERKPVEHLLKAVDGVTLKDITALAEKIISSPLTMASHGNVLNVPTYDSVSGKFRSK